A portion of the Bdellovibrionales bacterium genome contains these proteins:
- a CDS encoding MotA/TolQ/ExbB proton channel family protein, with the protein MEGLLNFFVNYKIADIAIGLIGLYALTLILDRFKALFFDYALPVGPFMNQVSKLIREDKIDEALTFCAANEKKPLAHVIKRVLEKSDREEHAISQSLDIASSEIAPKLVRRLGQVQMVSNVVTLVGLLGTVIGLIVAFKAISFADVSQKQTILAQGISIAMTATAAALIVAIPTMFAYTFLYEKQNRLFSQIDENSQKIMEMLSERAYAPVQNQNIYPTDLRGEKITNKEKTPPPPGSAPKAS; encoded by the coding sequence GTGGAAGGCTTATTAAATTTCTTTGTGAATTACAAGATAGCTGACATTGCCATCGGTCTTATCGGCTTGTACGCGCTCACTCTTATTCTTGATCGATTTAAAGCTCTCTTTTTCGATTACGCGTTGCCGGTTGGTCCCTTTATGAATCAAGTATCGAAACTGATTCGAGAGGACAAGATCGACGAAGCCCTCACTTTTTGTGCTGCCAACGAAAAAAAGCCGCTGGCGCACGTCATCAAGAGAGTCCTAGAAAAATCTGATCGTGAAGAGCATGCAATCTCGCAATCTTTGGATATTGCAAGTTCAGAAATTGCTCCCAAACTTGTCAGAAGACTGGGGCAAGTTCAAATGGTATCCAACGTGGTAACCCTAGTGGGCCTGCTTGGAACAGTGATTGGTCTGATTGTGGCCTTTAAAGCCATCAGTTTTGCCGATGTTTCTCAAAAACAAACGATTCTAGCTCAGGGAATCTCAATCGCGATGACGGCGACCGCTGCCGCTCTTATTGTCGCTATTCCCACAATGTTTGCGTACACCTTTCTGTATGAAAAGCAGAATCGCCTTTTCTCACAAATTGATGAAAATTCGCAGAAGATAATGGAAATGCTGAGCGAACGAGCCTATGCTCCCGTCCAAAACCAGAATATTTATCCTACAGATCTTCGCGGTGAAAAAATCACGAACAAGGAAAAAACTCCACCTCCTCCGGGATCAGCTCCGAAGGCCTCATGA
- a CDS encoding matrixin family metalloprotease has translation MKWRFVAIGVLIAFILFIQACGQRPPPQDSCNFVQNSEAQRVSWKGRVPVKLHLHSSVPAQSVLPIEAAIDEWTRRLGRPYLQIELTGVSGPAEPNKDGSSMIYWLRQWEPDRRTEQARTTVYWTGSRIYEADIRVNAQNFLFYNGDGSEIFSGVDLVSLMVHEFGHVLGLSHNEAAASVMATTLASGTLRRVPSKTDLDSVHCEY, from the coding sequence ATGAAGTGGCGATTTGTAGCTATTGGCGTTCTAATAGCCTTTATATTGTTTATTCAGGCCTGTGGTCAGCGTCCTCCACCTCAGGACTCCTGTAACTTCGTTCAAAATAGCGAGGCACAGAGGGTTTCTTGGAAGGGTAGGGTGCCAGTTAAACTGCATTTACATTCATCGGTCCCGGCCCAGAGCGTCCTGCCAATTGAGGCAGCCATAGACGAATGGACGCGCAGATTAGGGCGCCCCTACCTACAAATCGAACTTACGGGTGTATCAGGCCCTGCGGAGCCTAATAAGGATGGATCATCAATGATCTATTGGCTTAGGCAGTGGGAGCCTGACCGTCGCACTGAACAAGCGAGAACAACGGTATATTGGACAGGGAGTCGCATTTATGAGGCGGATATTCGCGTCAACGCCCAAAATTTCCTGTTTTATAATGGAGATGGGAGCGAAATTTTCTCTGGAGTGGATTTGGTCTCCCTTATGGTACATGAGTTTGGCCACGTTCTGGGGCTTTCCCACAACGAAGCAGCAGCAAGTGTAATGGCGACCACGCTGGCAAGCGGGACATTAAGAAGAGTTCCATCAAAGACGGATTTGGACTCTGTTCATTGTGAGTATTAG
- a CDS encoding biopolymer transporter ExbD — protein MAGGIKRHMEKRLPSTFKIQITSMVDMFVIILVFLLKSYSTSPVNITPNADLRLPTSNSLQEPVDVIKMVISKKGVFIEDKRVVEFDASGSLNSKDIDASDPSFIPGLFKELDEKAKQTQDISKQNETVEFDGRVLMQADRDMPYSLLQKVMYTSMLAGYPNVKLAVAAKDF, from the coding sequence ATGGCAGGTGGAATAAAGCGCCACATGGAAAAACGACTCCCATCAACCTTTAAGATCCAAATCACTTCCATGGTCGATATGTTTGTTATCATTCTCGTCTTTTTGCTAAAAAGCTACTCCACCTCCCCCGTTAATATTACACCCAACGCAGATTTGAGACTACCAACTTCAAATTCCCTTCAGGAACCAGTGGACGTCATTAAAATGGTCATATCAAAAAAAGGTGTGTTCATTGAAGACAAAAGAGTCGTCGAGTTTGATGCATCTGGTTCCTTGAACTCCAAAGACATTGACGCCTCGGATCCTTCCTTTATTCCAGGTTTATTCAAAGAACTCGATGAAAAGGCCAAACAAACCCAAGACATCTCGAAGCAGAATGAAACTGTTGAATTCGACGGGCGCGTGCTGATGCAAGCAGATCGCGACATGCCTTACTCTCTGCTTCAGAAGGTCATGTACACATCAATGCTTGCTGGATATCCAAACGTAAAACTGGCCGTGGCTGCCAAGGACTTTTAG
- a CDS encoding undecaprenyl-diphosphate phosphatase: MDLGHGILLAVVEGLTEFLPISSTGHIILTSYVMGISGESFVKDYTVIVQSGAIASVLVLYWRRFFRSIEFYKKLFIGFLPAGVLGLLVKNHIDRILDRTDVVAWSLLLGGVFLLLIDKRNGATSLPAPKSEENVTYKQALLIGFAQCVAFIPGVSRAAATIIGGLWQGLDRKRAAEFSFILAVPTLTGATFIKLLKIAPTITSDQVILIILGNMVSFGVGLLAIRFFIYYLGRFGFSQFAWYRILLGSLFLGMSYFGIVMAN; the protein is encoded by the coding sequence ATGGACTTAGGACATGGAATACTTTTAGCTGTGGTTGAAGGGCTGACTGAATTTTTGCCGATTTCTTCCACAGGGCACATCATTCTCACCTCTTATGTAATGGGAATTAGCGGAGAATCTTTTGTGAAGGACTACACGGTGATTGTGCAGTCTGGTGCGATTGCTTCGGTTTTAGTTCTTTATTGGAGGCGATTCTTTCGATCTATCGAATTTTATAAGAAATTGTTTATTGGTTTTTTGCCGGCAGGCGTGCTTGGCCTCCTGGTGAAGAACCATATTGACCGAATTTTGGATCGAACGGATGTTGTGGCCTGGTCCCTTTTGTTGGGTGGAGTTTTTCTTTTGCTCATTGACAAGCGAAATGGCGCCACTTCCCTCCCAGCACCCAAAAGTGAGGAGAATGTTACTTACAAACAGGCCCTGTTGATTGGCTTTGCACAATGTGTGGCTTTTATTCCGGGGGTATCAAGGGCTGCAGCCACCATTATAGGAGGCTTGTGGCAGGGTTTAGACCGCAAGAGGGCTGCGGAGTTTTCATTTATTCTTGCGGTTCCGACTTTGACGGGAGCGACCTTTATAAAATTACTTAAAATTGCACCGACGATCACTTCTGATCAAGTCATCCTCATCATTTTGGGAAATATGGTTTCTTTTGGAGTGGGATTGCTAGCTATTCGTTTTTTTATTTATTACCTCGGCCGATTTGGATTTAGCCAATTTGCGTGGTATCGGATCCTATTGGGATCTCTGTTTTTGGGAATGAGTTATTTTGGTATAGTGATGGCAAATTGA
- a CDS encoding biopolymer transporter ExbD, translating to MRIHRTRKADATYDLNLAPFLDIIVSIIPMLLLSVVFVQIRMIETSIPQVVAQKIKEQQEDKKPAVFVSLKIEKGAFGFVVSDNGKKKEYEVAGKNGLLDYDGLAKASANLKRQYVDIFTIDLIPDANVTYDDLVKTLDVVRRLPASEGKVTVKDEKTGQMAETDLMFPNVTFANVVK from the coding sequence ATGCGTATTCATAGAACCAGAAAAGCAGATGCAACCTACGATCTCAATTTGGCTCCCTTTCTTGATATTATTGTATCCATCATACCTATGCTCCTATTGAGCGTGGTCTTTGTTCAAATTCGCATGATCGAAACCTCAATTCCTCAGGTTGTCGCTCAGAAAATCAAAGAACAGCAAGAGGATAAAAAACCTGCTGTATTTGTTTCCCTCAAGATCGAAAAGGGTGCCTTTGGCTTTGTGGTATCGGACAACGGAAAAAAGAAAGAATACGAAGTTGCCGGAAAAAACGGACTTCTGGATTACGATGGTCTGGCGAAAGCCTCCGCCAATCTGAAACGGCAGTACGTTGATATTTTTACGATTGATTTAATACCAGATGCAAATGTCACTTACGACGATCTGGTCAAAACGCTGGACGTCGTTCGGCGTCTGCCTGCAAGCGAGGGAAAAGTAACGGTTAAAGATGAAAAGACCGGGCAGATGGCAGAAACCGATCTCATGTTTCCGAATGTGACCTTTGCAAATGTCGTAAAATGA
- a CDS encoding response regulator transcription factor, with protein sequence MSLPRILVVDDESEIRDCLVSVLESQEFSVRALESGNELVSSVESFAPHLIILDYSLPGKSGVELIKVLRHNRNYCTIPIIMLTGLDDENEKVEALELGADDYILKPFSSKELGARVRAVLRRAQTESGIDRLEDGELKIDLQAYKVAAKGKEIYLTLTEFRILTELIKQKGKVLTRDRLRETALGNLNVTDRTIDVHMASLRKKLSEISPVIETVRGVGYRYSTFEAVGAKS encoded by the coding sequence ATGTCGTTGCCAAGGATCCTTGTAGTAGATGATGAATCTGAGATTCGTGACTGTCTGGTTTCGGTTCTTGAAAGTCAGGAATTTTCTGTGAGAGCCCTTGAAAGTGGAAATGAGCTTGTTTCTTCGGTTGAATCATTCGCTCCTCACCTGATTATTTTGGATTATTCGTTGCCTGGCAAGAGTGGCGTGGAGCTCATTAAAGTACTCCGACATAATAGGAACTATTGCACCATCCCTATTATCATGCTGACAGGTCTGGACGACGAAAATGAAAAAGTAGAGGCACTGGAATTGGGAGCTGACGATTATATTTTGAAGCCTTTTTCTTCCAAAGAATTGGGAGCTCGAGTTCGAGCCGTTTTGAGACGTGCTCAGACTGAATCTGGAATTGATAGGCTAGAGGATGGCGAGCTGAAAATCGATCTCCAAGCTTACAAGGTGGCGGCAAAAGGCAAAGAGATTTATCTCACGCTCACCGAGTTTCGAATCTTAACTGAGCTGATCAAGCAAAAGGGCAAAGTTTTGACGAGAGATCGACTTCGTGAGACGGCTCTTGGAAACCTCAATGTAACAGATAGAACCATAGATGTTCATATGGCTTCATTGCGAAAAAAATTGTCTGAGATTTCTCCCGTAATTGAAACTGTGCGTGGAGTTGGTTATCGGTACTCGACATTTGAAGCCGTTGGGGCAAAATCTTAG
- a CDS encoding Hsp20 family protein — MSAEINRAQSRYSQDLQSLQDQYRRQRDQTVEQSEEDLNRLRENYQQKEQDLRRTGESTVNHIRKTTDQTITANRENSAREIQNERTKNQYTYEELRKQAQVRKTALKQDQETVEKNHASDISASRARRDEVLHTEAENTRNFLKRENAQRQQIEKSTAEDLNRLRENTSKQKNALVEHNRDEQRDLSRQHQNQLAEERRRGEEQYHNYSSQEKERIKELRNQNQEVYENERSKGNEQLGRLRSKLDNEVNGKQREGEQRLQATKEEQNELFRKERERQTQIKEQVRSDYDKEVAAIHHQGETEVQRQKDHFRENMDKTKQSHDIQMKELQKNQDQEKRESLALHRQNMEKNDQLFRQMRKNQELEFREAFNTNQQRNREVLEGQKERLIDEMDTQKKSAMESVGKYQNRQNDPFYHLRTANSVLKENPWAYVLEVSVPESQKNEVDVVVKEDRLIISGKRRFQDEVHNEGRRVTTNSYQTFREEVPLSHPSVEKDVTREYQDGILKVLIPKAGTKDFII, encoded by the coding sequence ATGAGTGCGGAAATCAACCGGGCGCAATCCCGCTACAGCCAAGACCTTCAATCTTTGCAAGATCAATATCGACGCCAGAGAGATCAAACAGTTGAACAAAGCGAAGAGGATCTCAATCGGTTGCGCGAGAACTACCAGCAAAAGGAACAGGATCTGCGTCGAACAGGTGAAAGTACCGTTAACCACATTCGTAAAACCACAGATCAAACGATCACCGCCAATCGAGAAAATAGCGCTCGTGAAATTCAAAACGAAAGAACAAAAAACCAATATACTTACGAAGAACTGCGAAAGCAGGCTCAAGTGCGTAAGACAGCTCTCAAGCAAGATCAAGAGACTGTGGAAAAAAACCATGCGAGCGATATCTCGGCCTCTCGCGCCCGTCGAGACGAGGTTCTTCATACAGAAGCTGAAAACACCAGAAATTTTCTCAAACGGGAAAATGCACAACGCCAACAGATCGAAAAATCTACTGCCGAAGATCTAAATCGCTTGCGTGAAAATACATCCAAACAAAAAAATGCGCTCGTAGAACACAACCGTGACGAGCAAAGAGACCTCAGTCGCCAACATCAGAATCAGCTCGCCGAAGAACGGCGCCGGGGCGAAGAGCAGTATCATAACTACTCAAGCCAAGAGAAGGAAAGAATCAAAGAACTTCGCAATCAAAATCAGGAAGTCTACGAAAATGAACGTTCAAAGGGAAACGAGCAGCTGGGTCGTCTGCGAAGCAAGCTGGATAACGAAGTGAACGGGAAACAACGGGAGGGGGAGCAGCGCCTTCAGGCCACAAAGGAAGAACAAAACGAACTATTTAGAAAAGAAAGAGAGCGCCAGACTCAAATAAAAGAACAAGTTCGTTCCGACTACGATAAAGAAGTCGCTGCGATTCACCATCAAGGAGAAACTGAAGTTCAAAGGCAAAAAGACCATTTCAGAGAGAACATGGATAAGACCAAACAGTCCCATGATATCCAAATGAAGGAGCTTCAAAAAAATCAGGACCAAGAAAAAAGAGAATCTCTCGCGCTCCATCGTCAGAACATGGAGAAAAACGATCAACTGTTCCGACAAATGCGTAAGAATCAGGAGCTTGAATTCCGAGAAGCCTTCAATACCAACCAACAGAGAAATCGCGAAGTATTGGAAGGGCAAAAAGAAAGGCTCATTGATGAGATGGACACGCAAAAAAAATCAGCCATGGAGTCAGTCGGAAAATACCAAAATAGACAAAATGACCCATTTTATCACTTGCGCACCGCAAACTCTGTCTTAAAAGAAAATCCCTGGGCCTATGTCCTCGAAGTCAGCGTGCCAGAATCTCAAAAGAACGAAGTGGACGTGGTCGTCAAGGAGGACCGACTCATTATCTCTGGGAAGCGCCGATTTCAAGATGAAGTTCACAATGAGGGAAGACGGGTGACAACAAACAGCTATCAGACTTTCCGCGAAGAAGTTCCGCTGAGTCACCCCTCTGTTGAAAAAGACGTCACTCGTGAGTATCAAGATGGCATTCTAAAGGTCTTGATTCCAAAGGCTGGAACAAAGGATTTCATTATTTAA